The genomic stretch TCCCGCCGTGCACTACACCATGGGCGGTCTCTGGGTGGACTATGAACTGATGACCAATGTGCCCGGTCTCTACTGCCTGGGTGAGGCCAATTTCAGTGATCACGGCGCTAACCGCCTCGGCGCCTCTGCATTGATGCAGGGCCTGGCCGATGGTTATTTCGTGATCCCCTATACCCTCGGTAACTACCTGGCCAAAGATATTGCCACTGCTGCCATTCCCACTGACCATGCGGCCTTTGTGGAAGCAGAGAAATCCGTGGCGGACCGCATCAGCAGGCTGATGGGCATCAAAGGCTCCAAAACAGTGGAAAGCCTGCATAAGAAACTGGGTAAGATCATGTGGGAAAAATGCGGTATGGCCCGGAACGAGGCCGGTCTGCAGGAAGCCATCAAAGAGATCCAGGAGCTGAAAAAAGAGTTCTGGTCCGATGTCCGGATCCCCGGTAGTATTGAAGAAATGAACCCCGAGCTGGACAAAGCCAACAGGGTAGCAGATTTCATTGAGCTGGGCGAGCTGATGTGCAGGGACGCGCTGATCCGCAAAGAAAGCTGTGGCGGTCACTTCCGGGAGGAATCACAGACCGAAGAAGGTGAAGCCATGCGGGATGATGCCAATTTCCAGTATGTAGCCGCCTGGGAATTCAAGGGCGAGAGCAACTGGGAACTGCATAAAGAAGAGCTGGTCTTTGAAGTGGCCAAGCCTACACAGCGTTCTTATAAATAATATTCATCACTTATTACAGTAGTAATTATGGAGCACTATACAATGAATCTGACCCTTAAGGTGTGGAGGCAGAAGAACAGCAGGGATGAAGGGGCTTTCGAAACGTACCAGGTAAGCGATATTTCTTCGGAAATGTCATTTCTTGAAATGTTTGACGTGCTGAATGAGCGACTGATCAGTGAGGGGAAAGACCCTATTGCGTTTGACCACGACTGCCGCGAAGGTATTTGCGGTATGTGTTCTATGTATATTGACGGCCGCCCGCACGGTCCCTGGCATGCCAATACCACCTGTCAGCTGCACATGCGCGCCTATAAAGATGGGGACACCATCACCGTAGAGCCCTGGCGCGCCAAATCGTTCCCCGTGATCAAGGACCTGGTGGTAGACCGCACCGCTTTTGACCGCATCATCCAGGCCGGTGGCTATATCTCTGTCAATACCGGTAATGCCGTTGACGCCAACGCCATGCCTATTGATAAGAACAAGGCTGATCTGTCCTTCGCCAATGCCGCCTGTATCGGTTGCGGCGCCTGCGTGGCTGCCTGTAAGAACAGCTCAGCCATGCTGTTCACCAGCGCTAAAGTGACCCACCTGGCCCTGCTGCCGCAAGGGGATCCCGAGCGCAAGGACCGCGTGCTGAATATGATTGCCCAGATGGACAAGGAAGGTTTTGGTGGTTGCACCAATACTGGCGCCTGCGAAGCGGTTTGTCCCAAGGAGATCAGCATCAGCAATATCGCCAACCTGAACGCAGAATACCTGCGTGCCGGTCTGACAGTAGATAAGTAAAAAAAATAATACATAACCGGGATCAATGTTCGCCGGTTACCGATCATTTCTTTACCGCGCCACCGGCGCGGTTTTTTTTATAGCTGTAAAAGACATTTGTACAATCGCTGTTGCACCGTTATAAGGTCATTTTTACCCGCATCCATAGCGCATTTGCTAATTTTTTGTTGAAGTTTTTATACCCCATTTACTTATTACCGTTCATCAAAGCGTGCAGGTCAATCGATTGCAATTGATGGTAAAACCGTAATTTGAAGCATTAACCCCTGATAACAGCATAATCCCATTCTATGAGCAATTATACCATCCCTGCGCAAACCCGGATCGGACATGTGCACCTCAAAGTGGCCGATCTGGATAAGTCCCTGGCATTTTACCAGGGCGTACTTGGTTTTACCATTACGCAACGCTACGGCTCACAGGCCGTTTTTATTTCCGCAGGTGGCTACCATCATCATATTGGCCTCAACACCTGGTATAGCCGCAACAGCCCGCCGGCGCCCAGGCAGTCCGTTGGCCTCTTTCATACTGCCATTGTATATCCCACCCGCCGCGACCTGGCCATTGCGCTGCAGCGGCTGATTGACGCCCGCTATCCCTTTACGGGCGCCTCCGACCATGGCGTTTCCGAGGCCATTTACCTCGATGATCCGGATGGCAACGGCGTAGAGCTTTACTGGGACAGGCCCCGGGAAGAATGGCCCCGCGATACCAAAGGATTTCTCCAGATGGTGACCGAACCCCTGGACATCAAAGCCCTGCTGGCTACTATCTGACTGGAAACGGGTATAGCATTTTACCCAGTTTCCATCAATTTGTCCCCGCTTTGATGAATGGTGAACCATAGGTCGCCGGAATTTGTAAATTCCCGTTGTTGAAACTGTTTAACAATAAAAATCAACAATGAAATTCAACGGGAAAATCTATTGTGCGGTCCTGCTGCTGGCAGGCTGCCAACAAACACCTTCTACCATGAATAAATGGCAATGGCCATCAGCGGTCCCCACCCCAACAGTGGATAAGATCGATAAAGCATTTACCATGCATGGCGATACCCGCCATGATGAATACTACTGGCTTAATGAACGCAATAATCCCAAAGTGCTGGACTATCTCAGGGCTGAGAACGCCTACCTGGATACCATGCTGGCCGGCGCTAAAGACTTCCGGGAAAAACTGTTCACAGAAATGAAGGGCCGCATCAAGGAAAAGGATGAAAGCCTGCCTTATAAGGACAACGACTACTGGTACTATGTGCGTTTTGAGGAAGGGAAGCAGTATCCCATTTTCTGCCGCAAAAAAGGTTCGCTGGATGCCGCTGAGGAAGTGATGCTGGACCAGAACCTGCTGGCCGAAGGCCATAAATACCTGCAGGTGGGTGGGAGAGTAGTGTCCGATAACAATGAACTGCTGGCCTATACATCGGATACGGTTAGTCGCAGGTTGTACGATCTCCGCTTCCGCAATCTCCGGACCGGCGAAAGCTTTCCCGAAAGCATTCCCAATGTGGACGGCAATTCCGTGGCCTGGGCAGCCGATAACAAGACCATCTTCTACATCAAAAAAGATGTTACCACCTTACTGCCTTTCCAGGTATGGCGCCATGTGCTGGGCACCGATCCGGCCAGGGACCTGCTGCTATACGAGGAAAAGGACAATCGCTTTTCCATTGGCCTGGGCCGCAGCAAATCGAAGAAATATATCCATATAGAGGCGGAGATGAATGAAGTGTCCACCGAGACCCGGCTGCTGGAAGCCAGCAAGCCCGACGGTCAGTTCCAGGTGTTCCTGCCCCGCCAGGTCAATTTCCAGTACTATGTGGAGCATTTCAATGATAAGTTCTATGTCAGGACCGATTGGGAGGCACCCAATTTCCGCCTGATGGAAACGCCCGAAGGAAAAACAGGAAAGGAGAACTGGAAAGAAGTACTGCCGCACCGCAAGGACGCTTACCTGGCGGATATGACGGTCTTTAAAAATTTCCTGGTGCTTTCAGAGGTCAAGGATGCATTGCGCCAGCTGCGGGTCATCAACCAGACCACCCAAAAGGATGAATACCTCAAATTTGATGAGCCGGCCTATACCGTTTATGCCGGCGTCAATCCTGATTTCAATACGGATACCCTGCGGTTCGTATATACTTCGCTCACCACGCCGGCCTCCATCTATGATTATAATATGACCACCAAAGCAAGGGAGCTGAAAAAGCAGACCGAAGTGCTGGGTGGTTTCAAGAAAGAGGACTATGCTTCCGAGCGCATCTGGGCTACCGCCCGGGATGGCGTGAAAGTACCGGTCTCCATCCTCTATAAAAAAGGCGTGAAACGCGATGGGAAGAACCCATTGCTGCTCTATGCCTATGGCAGCTATGGCGCCAGCAGTTTCCCGGGTTTCAACAGTAATATCTTCAGCCTGATCAACAGGGGCTTTGTCTTCGCCGTAGCCCATGTACGGGGCGGCCAGGAACTGGGCCGCCAGTGGTATGATGATGGCCATCTCTTCAAAAAGAAGAATACCTTTTATGATTTTATAGATTGCGGTGAATTCCTGGTCAAAGAGCAGTTCACCAGTAAAGAACATCTTTATGCCCTGGGCGGCAGCGCCGGTGGCCTGCTGATGGGCGCTGTGGTCAATATGCGCCCTGATCTTTTCAAAGGCGTTATTGCTGAAGTGCCTTTCGTGGACGTGATCACTACCATGTCGGACCCCAGTATCCCCCTCACCACCGGTGAGTACAAGGAATGGGGCAACCCGGCCGACAGCGCAGAATACTTTTATATCAAGGGCTATTCTCCCTACGATAACGTGGAAGCAAAGCCCTATCCCAATCTCCTGGTGACTACCGGCCTGCATGACTCCCAGGTGCAATACTTTGAGCCTGCCAAATGGGTGGCCAGGCTGCGGGAGCGCAAGCAGGGGGACGGGATCATCCTGTTCAGCATCAATATGGATGCGGGACATGGCGGCGCCTCCGGCCGGTTCGATTACCTGAAGGACGAGGCCCTGCAATACGCTTTCCTGCTGGTGCAGGAAGGGATCACGGAGTAGGACTGGCCATTTTGCCCCGATTGGAAAGGCAAAGCAGCCGCAACAATCGGCTTTAAATAACTAAAGCCCTGATTATCAGTCAGGGCTTTTTGTTGCATCCTTGTGACCCTGCCCGATCTTAAGTCCTGCGGCCCTCCGCATAAAATAACCGCAATCCGGTTTTCCACACCCCTTTATTCTGGGGTAAATAGCGTAACTTTGCGCCTTCAAAAAAAGGCAAGTCTGTATGATCGCAGTGAACAATGTGACCCTCTCGTTTGGTAAACGCGTTTTATTTGATGAGGTAAACCTCACTTTCAGCAAAGGCAACTGTTACGGCGTTATTGGCGCCAACGGGGCTGGTAAATCCACTTTCCTGAAGATCCTTTCAGGAGAAATTGAACCCAACAAGGGCACTGTGGATATTACCCCTGGTGAACGGATGGCCGTGCTGAAACAGAACCATTTTGAGTTTGACGAGGTAAGCGTACTCCAGACGGTACTGATGGGACACGAGAAACTCTGGTCGGTCAGTCAGGAAAGGGATGCCATTTATGCCAAAGCCGATTTCTCGGAAGAGGACGGTCTCCGCGCCGGTGAGCTGGAAGGAGAATTTGGGGAGATGGGTGGCTATACTGCCGAAAGTGATGCCGCCAGCCTGCTCAGTGAGCTGGGCGTGGCCGAAGAGAGCCACCAGCTGCTGATGAAGGATATCAGCGGCGCTGTGAAAGTACGGGTACTGCTGGCGCAGGCCCTGTTTGGTAACCCGGACGTGCTGATCCTTGACGAACCTACCAACAACCTGGACGTGGTCACCATCTCCTGGCTGGAAAACTTCCTGGGCGGTTATGAGAACATTGTGATCGTTGTATCGCACGACCGTCACTTCCTGGATGCCGTATGTACGCATGTGGCTGACGTGGACCGCCAGAAGATCAAGATCTATACCGGTAACTATACCTTCTGGTATGAGAGCAGCCAGCTGGCCGCCCGTCAGGTGAATGATAAGAACAAGAAAATGGAAGACAAGCGCAAGGACCTGATGGACTTCATCGCCCGCTTCTCTGCCAACGCTTCCAAATCCCGCCAGGCCACTGCCCGTAAAAAGGCGCTGGAGAAACTGGTCATTGAAGATATCACGCCTTCCAACCGTAAATACCCCGGTATTATCTTCAAGCAACTGCGCGAAGTAGGGAACCAGATCCTGAATGTGGAAAAGCTGACCAAGACCGTGGAAGGAAGGGCTTTGTTCAGCAATATCAGTTTTACCGTTAATAAGGGAGACAAGATCGCTATTGTGGCGGACGACCAGATGGCCGTGACCGCATTCTTTGAGATCATCAATGGCGAGATGGCTGCCGACAGCGGAAAATTTGAATGGGGGACCACCGTTTCCAAGGCCTACCTGCCCAACGATAATACACAATTCTTCCAGCAACCCCTGCCGCTGATGGACTGGCTCCGCCAGTATGTGCCGCCGCATGTAACCGATGCGGATGAGCCCTTCCTGCGTGGCTTCCTGGGTAAAATGTTGTTCAGCGGTGATGAGATCATGAAAAAGACCAACGTGCTGAGCGGTGGTGAAAAAGTGCGCTGCATGATCAGCCGTATGATGCTGCAGGACCCCAACGTGGTATTGCTGGACGAACCCACCAACCACCTGGACCTGGAATCTATCCAGTCTTTCAACGAAAGCATGGCCAATTTTACCGGCATTGTGCTGATCAGTTCCCATGACCATACCTTCCTGCAAACCGTAGCCAACAGGATCATCGAGCTGACGCCCACCGGCGCTATCGATAAACTGATGACCTTCGACGAGTTCCTGGAAGAGAAGAAGGCTCGTACGGCTGCTGGCGCAGGGGTATCAGCGTACTAAGTTTGCTGAGGCGTATATTGGCGCCCAGCTGGACACTGTTGGCATAGGGGCTGATATTGGCCTGCCAGAATCCTGTTATGCGGTTATTGGTATAATGGAGCGTGAAGGCGAAGTAATTAGGATGTAATGTCATTGGTTTCCGCTTTGTGTCAAACCCGTCCAGGCTGCGCGGATGGTATACCATGGCCCATTTCATGCCGAAAGTTCCTTTTTTGGCTGCCAGCACCAGGTCCGTATAAAGGGAAATGGTGAAGAACTGATCATTCCTTTCTATATAATTGGCTGCCGTATCCGGCAGTTTGTTCCGGAAATCCAGGTAGTGACCAAATTCTTTGTTCCAGGAAAGGTCAGTGCCTATCATCCGCCATTCACTTCTGTTACTTAAAGGCATTACCAGGTTAACACCGCCGATAGCGCCCCAGCTGCCAAAGGATTTTTTACCCCGCATGGTATTGATCAGCGAGTCATTCATGTTCTGGTTGGTATGGAAATAAGGATCAAGGCCGGTGATCTGCCCCACTTTATAATAGCCCAGGTGGCCATTTGCACCATAGTAGGCCTGGAACCAGTTGAACTGATGCGCCCTGTAGACGGAGCCGCTGAAAGCTTTTACCTGGTCCCTGGCATCATCATTGGCGCTGCCGATGGTATAGGAACCGCTGGCGTAAATAGCCGAAGGCTGGTCCTCACTGATCCGGGGCAATGTGCGGTAAGGATTGGTGTTTGCCTGAAGAGGGCTTTGGTAGTAGGCGTACTGGGTGCAGCTGCCCAGCAGCAGAAGCAATAAGGAGGTTGTTAGCAGGGTTCTCATGTAATTACGGCAAGGTTTGGAACAAGACAAGTAGCTGACCCCGGTTGTTGCATGGAAAAGCAAAGGAATAATTGGGGACGAACCAATATGGCCCGCTTACCCCCTTGTGCAGGATTAAACGTTCTTGTGAAAACCTGTCATTGTCCGGATCAGCCATACAGCGTGTTATCCGGTACAGTAATAAACGCTGTTGATAAAAGCCGCGAAGGAAGCAATAAAATCCTAATTTTAAACGCTATAAATAGGAACTGTCCGGTAATGCGGAACCCGCTGCCGGCAGGGATTTCAATCAATCATCAGAAATGGAGCTTTGTTGATCGGGAGGATCCTGATACTTGTTTTACTGTGTTTGCCCGTACTGCAGCCGGTCTTTGCCCAGGCGCCGCGGACGGAGCAATCGCTATCCAATCTCCGGAGGAAGCTCATTCTGGTCAATCAGCCTTTTGTTCAACTGGACAGCCTCAGCATTGTACCCCGTACCCTCCAGGTCATGGGAGTGCCGGACAGTCTCTATTCCATCGACTACCTCAATGCCCGACTCACCTGGAAAGGACCGCCCCGCTCCGACAGCCTGGTGGTTTTGTATAGGGTTTTCCCCAGTCGCCTCAATGCCAGCGTAGGCCGGCTGGAATACGATAGTGTCATGAACCGGTTCATGGGCCAGCCTTTTATCCCGGATTTCAACGGGGTAGGCCCGCAGGCCGATAACTTTTTCAACTTCGGCAATATCACCTACAGCGGCAGCTTTGGCCGGTCCATCTCCTTCGGCAACAGCCAGGACGCAGTGGTCACTTCCAACCTCAACCTCCAGCTCAGCGGTTACCTGGCGGACAGCATCGAGATCGCCGCCGCTATTACCGATAACAATATCCCCATCCAGCCGGATGGCACCACCCAGCAACTGAACGAGTTTGACCGCATCTTCCTGCAATTCCGCAAAAAGAACTGGCAGCTCAGCCTGGGCGATATTGATATCCGTCAAAGTCAGCAGTACTTCCTCAGCTTTTACAAGCGGCTCCAGGGGATTGCTTTTGAAACAAAGTCGGCCATCACCGACAAGATCTCCAACAATGTGCTGGTGAGCGGTTCCATAGCCAAAGGCAAGTTCACCCGCAATATCCTGGAAGCGCTGGAAGGTAACCAGGGCCCATACCGCCTGCAAGGCGCCAACAATGAGTTTTTCTTTATCGTCCTGGCCAATACCGAAAGGGTATGGATAGATGGGGAACTGCTGCAGCGGGGGGAAGACCAGGACTATGTGATCAACTATAATACGGCTGAGATCACGTTCACCCCCAAACGGATGATCACAAAAGATAAAAGGATCCAGGTGGAGTTTGAATATGCCGACCGGAATTACCTCAACAGTAATCTCTACCTTACGGATGAGGTCAACTTCAATGAGAAAGTGAAACTCCGCATCGGCCTGTTCAGTAATGCCGATGCCAAAAGCTCGCCTATCAACCAGACCCTGGACCCCAACCAGAAATTATTCCTCAATACCATCGGCGACAGTATCAACCAGGCTTTTTATCCCAACGCCCTGATCGATTCCTTTGCCATCGGCAAGATCCTCTATAAAAAAGTGGATACCCTCTATAACAACGGGCAATCCTACGATTCCATTTATATCTATTCCACCAGTCCCGACAGCGCCCGTTATAACCTCTCCTTTATTGATGTGGGAGCAGGCAATGGCAACTATATGCCGGATCTCAATGGCGCCAATGGGAAGGTCTATCGCTGGGTGGAGCCCGTCAATGGTGTTAGTCAGGGCCAGTATGAGCCGGCCGTTTTCCTGGTAACACCCAAAAAGCAGCAGGTGGCCACTATCGGAGTAGAGTATGCGCTTAGTAAGACCACCACGGTGAATACGGAATTGGCCATGAGTACCTATGATGTCAATACTTTTTCTACCCGCGATAAAGGGGACGATAAAGGGTATGCCGGCAAGATACAATTGCGGAATACCCAGCCCCTGCGCCGCAGAGGCAGGCTGAACCTGGTGACCGACCTGGGCTATGAATATGTGGAAGCGCGCTTCAAACCGCTGGAAAGGTTGCGGAACGTGGAGTTTACCCGCGACTGGGGCCTGCCTTATATTGTAGAGTCTGAGAATGAATCCATCGCTACAGCAGCATTGCAGCTGCTGGATTCCGCCAATAACAGCCTTCGTTACCAGTTCACCCATTACCAGCGGGGCAATGGCTTTACCGGTCTGCGCAATGCTATATGGCAGACGCAAAATGTTGGCGGCTGGCGGCTCAATAATAATTTTACGGTATCGCAGGTCAACAGCCTGACCGATAAAGGTTATTTCCTGCGGCCAACCATTGATGTGAGCCGGACCTTCCCGCGACTGAAAAATTATTCCATTGGCTTCAATTATGCCGTGGAGCATACGGAGATCCATAACAAACAGTCCGATAGCCTGTCGCTCACCAGTTTTTCCTTCAGCAATTTCCAGGTGGCCCTGAAATCCGATGCCGCCAAACCCAATCGCTGGGGGCTGACCTGGTTCA from Candidatus Pseudobacter hemicellulosilyticus encodes the following:
- a CDS encoding succinate dehydrogenase/fumarate reductase iron-sulfur subunit translates to MNLTLKVWRQKNSRDEGAFETYQVSDISSEMSFLEMFDVLNERLISEGKDPIAFDHDCREGICGMCSMYIDGRPHGPWHANTTCQLHMRAYKDGDTITVEPWRAKSFPVIKDLVVDRTAFDRIIQAGGYISVNTGNAVDANAMPIDKNKADLSFANAACIGCGACVAACKNSSAMLFTSAKVTHLALLPQGDPERKDRVLNMIAQMDKEGFGGCTNTGACEAVCPKEISISNIANLNAEYLRAGLTVDK
- a CDS encoding S9 family peptidase, encoding MKFNGKIYCAVLLLAGCQQTPSTMNKWQWPSAVPTPTVDKIDKAFTMHGDTRHDEYYWLNERNNPKVLDYLRAENAYLDTMLAGAKDFREKLFTEMKGRIKEKDESLPYKDNDYWYYVRFEEGKQYPIFCRKKGSLDAAEEVMLDQNLLAEGHKYLQVGGRVVSDNNELLAYTSDTVSRRLYDLRFRNLRTGESFPESIPNVDGNSVAWAADNKTIFYIKKDVTTLLPFQVWRHVLGTDPARDLLLYEEKDNRFSIGLGRSKSKKYIHIEAEMNEVSTETRLLEASKPDGQFQVFLPRQVNFQYYVEHFNDKFYVRTDWEAPNFRLMETPEGKTGKENWKEVLPHRKDAYLADMTVFKNFLVLSEVKDALRQLRVINQTTQKDEYLKFDEPAYTVYAGVNPDFNTDTLRFVYTSLTTPASIYDYNMTTKARELKKQTEVLGGFKKEDYASERIWATARDGVKVPVSILYKKGVKRDGKNPLLLYAYGSYGASSFPGFNSNIFSLINRGFVFAVAHVRGGQELGRQWYDDGHLFKKKNTFYDFIDCGEFLVKEQFTSKEHLYALGGSAGGLLMGAVVNMRPDLFKGVIAEVPFVDVITTMSDPSIPLTTGEYKEWGNPADSAEYFYIKGYSPYDNVEAKPYPNLLVTTGLHDSQVQYFEPAKWVARLRERKQGDGIILFSINMDAGHGGASGRFDYLKDEALQYAFLLVQEGITE
- a CDS encoding VOC family protein, whose amino-acid sequence is MSNYTIPAQTRIGHVHLKVADLDKSLAFYQGVLGFTITQRYGSQAVFISAGGYHHHIGLNTWYSRNSPPAPRQSVGLFHTAIVYPTRRDLAIALQRLIDARYPFTGASDHGVSEAIYLDDPDGNGVELYWDRPREEWPRDTKGFLQMVTEPLDIKALLATI
- a CDS encoding ATP-binding cassette domain-containing protein codes for the protein MIAVNNVTLSFGKRVLFDEVNLTFSKGNCYGVIGANGAGKSTFLKILSGEIEPNKGTVDITPGERMAVLKQNHFEFDEVSVLQTVLMGHEKLWSVSQERDAIYAKADFSEEDGLRAGELEGEFGEMGGYTAESDAASLLSELGVAEESHQLLMKDISGAVKVRVLLAQALFGNPDVLILDEPTNNLDVVTISWLENFLGGYENIVIVVSHDRHFLDAVCTHVADVDRQKIKIYTGNYTFWYESSQLAARQVNDKNKKMEDKRKDLMDFIARFSANASKSRQATARKKALEKLVIEDITPSNRKYPGIIFKQLREVGNQILNVEKLTKTVEGRALFSNISFTVNKGDKIAIVADDQMAVTAFFEIINGEMAADSGKFEWGTTVSKAYLPNDNTQFFQQPLPLMDWLRQYVPPHVTDADEPFLRGFLGKMLFSGDEIMKKTNVLSGGEKVRCMISRMMLQDPNVVLLDEPTNHLDLESIQSFNESMANFTGIVLISSHDHTFLQTVANRIIELTPTGAIDKLMTFDEFLEEKKARTAAGAGVSAY